One genomic window of Agarivorans sp. Alg241-V36 includes the following:
- a CDS encoding glycosyltransferase, translating to MKSKPAMVIVTNLYPLPWEPNRAKFNHQQFELLKDEYQLSLLIPVAFPEWFKHRKQIKQSPERRYVPYFYTPKVGRRFYSVMMYLSLLLHSGLWLKRKQAKVLLASWAFPEAVATSWLAKLFKARFFFKVHGSDINQLAKDPARAKQIKQASQNALGILSVSQALANEMQLLGIEPSKVSVIYNGVDHQKFGGESNKPIAQDYILYVGNLKPDKGVVELYQGFASIAAEHPQLKLVYAGTGVKRAAIEQQAKADGLAERVTFLGSVAHAELPAWIGNAKLLALPSYAEGVPNVVLEAMAAGTPVLATEVGGIPEVMDTNCCGVIIPPQSSSAVAEGLELILEKQWDKQAIKQHASKFSWSLNQQQFLSMLKNGEV from the coding sequence GTGAAGTCTAAGCCAGCAATGGTGATTGTCACCAATTTATATCCTTTACCTTGGGAGCCTAATCGCGCCAAGTTTAATCATCAGCAATTTGAGTTGTTAAAAGATGAGTATCAATTGAGCCTGCTTATTCCGGTAGCTTTTCCTGAATGGTTTAAGCATCGCAAGCAAATTAAGCAATCACCAGAGCGGCGTTATGTGCCTTATTTTTACACGCCAAAAGTGGGACGACGTTTTTATAGTGTGATGATGTATTTGTCCTTGCTGTTGCATTCGGGCCTTTGGCTCAAGCGTAAACAGGCCAAGGTGCTTTTGGCTAGTTGGGCCTTTCCTGAAGCGGTTGCGACAAGCTGGTTAGCTAAGTTATTTAAAGCGCGCTTTTTCTTTAAGGTGCATGGTAGTGATATCAACCAGCTGGCGAAAGATCCGGCTCGCGCCAAGCAAATTAAACAAGCTAGTCAAAATGCTTTGGGCATACTTTCTGTATCACAGGCTTTAGCCAATGAAATGCAACTTCTAGGAATTGAGCCCTCGAAAGTGTCGGTCATTTACAATGGGGTAGACCATCAAAAGTTTGGTGGTGAAAGTAACAAACCTATCGCCCAAGATTACATCTTATATGTGGGCAACCTGAAACCAGATAAAGGCGTAGTAGAGCTCTATCAAGGCTTTGCTAGCATTGCAGCTGAACATCCCCAGCTAAAGCTTGTCTATGCGGGCACCGGGGTTAAGCGAGCAGCTATTGAGCAACAAGCGAAAGCCGATGGTTTGGCTGAGCGAGTGACATTCTTGGGCTCGGTAGCACACGCCGAGCTGCCCGCTTGGATTGGTAATGCAAAACTTCTCGCTTTGCCTAGCTACGCAGAGGGGGTGCCTAACGTTGTATTAGAAGCCATGGCTGCGGGCACACCGGTATTAGCCACAGAGGTGGGCGGCATTCCCGAGGTAATGGATACTAACTGTTGTGGTGTAATTATTCCGCCGCAGAGCTCATCGGCGGTGGCTGAAGGGCTAGAACTGATATTAGAAAAACAGTGGGACAAGCAAGCCATTAAGCAACATGCGAGCAAGTTTTCCTGGTCACTTAATCAACAGCAGTTTTTGTCGATGTTGAAAAATGGTGAAGTTTGA
- a CDS encoding phenylacetate--CoA ligase family protein yields MAIYPSFLRSCLMPAYEAIKGKDLLKHLGAYEQRLSWTKEQLLAHQWQELQKLLQHAYQNTQYYPRVWAEAGIKDPRDITNMSDFEALPIVTKNDIKQYYAEFVSSKHPNNIRKSTGGSTGQPFHFELDLNSNTRREAVMWRGYGWLGAGLGQKTLYLWGADLGQPSRFKTIKNALYHGFYNRKMLNSFAMTQDNKQEYVDDINAYKPAAMVSYVNPLYELARYINDKGIKVWRPSTILTGAEPLHDFQREEIEKAFNTPVYNTFGCREFMLMAADCQEQRNLHMNIDHLVIETIDSQGQVVTETSGDLLVTDLYNYGMPLIRYVNGDQATINLQACSCGNPLPIMSSIDGRKLDIIKTPSGGSIPGELFPHLFKEFVGISRFQVVQQQIEQVTLKIVANEQFSDADKAAISDEINKYSNGELRLNFELVDDIPLTASGKHRVTICEV; encoded by the coding sequence ATGGCCATTTACCCATCTTTTTTACGAAGCTGCTTAATGCCCGCTTACGAGGCGATTAAAGGCAAAGACTTGTTAAAGCATTTAGGTGCTTACGAGCAGCGCCTTTCTTGGACTAAAGAGCAGTTGTTAGCTCATCAATGGCAAGAATTACAAAAGCTTTTGCAGCATGCCTATCAAAATACTCAGTACTATCCTCGAGTTTGGGCCGAGGCTGGCATTAAAGATCCGCGTGATATTACCAACATGAGTGACTTTGAGGCTTTACCGATAGTCACCAAAAACGATATTAAGCAGTACTATGCGGAGTTTGTTTCGAGCAAGCATCCCAACAACATTCGTAAGTCTACCGGTGGCTCTACCGGACAGCCGTTTCACTTTGAGCTAGACCTTAACAGTAATACTCGCCGAGAAGCAGTGATGTGGCGAGGTTATGGTTGGTTAGGCGCTGGATTAGGCCAAAAGACCTTGTACTTATGGGGAGCAGACTTAGGACAGCCATCGCGCTTTAAAACCATTAAAAATGCGCTTTACCACGGCTTTTATAATCGAAAAATGCTCAACTCCTTTGCAATGACTCAAGATAACAAACAAGAGTATGTTGATGACATTAATGCTTACAAACCAGCAGCCATGGTGTCTTATGTAAATCCTCTTTATGAGCTGGCTCGTTATATTAATGACAAGGGAATAAAAGTGTGGCGCCCCAGTACTATTTTAACCGGGGCTGAGCCTTTGCATGATTTTCAGCGAGAAGAAATAGAAAAAGCCTTCAACACCCCGGTGTATAACACTTTTGGTTGCCGAGAATTCATGTTGATGGCTGCAGACTGCCAAGAGCAGCGCAACCTGCATATGAACATCGACCATCTGGTCATTGAAACCATTGATAGCCAAGGTCAAGTGGTAACAGAAACCAGCGGCGACCTCTTAGTCACCGATCTTTACAATTACGGTATGCCCTTGATTCGTTATGTAAACGGCGACCAAGCAACCATTAACTTGCAGGCCTGTAGCTGTGGCAACCCACTGCCAATTATGTCGAGTATTGATGGACGTAAGTTAGACATTATTAAAACACCTTCGGGCGGCAGCATTCCTGGCGAGTTGTTCCCCCATCTATTTAAAGAGTTTGTCGGCATTTCGCGCTTTCAGGTAGTTCAACAGCAGATCGAGCAAGTCACCCTAAAAATAGTGGCCAACGAGCAATTTAGCGATGCGGATAAAGCTGCCATCAGTGATGAGATAAACAAGTACAGTAATGGCGAACTTAGGCTTAACTTTGAGCTGGTGGATGATATTCCGCTTACCGCCAGTGGTAAACATAGAGTAACTATTTGTGAAGTCTAA
- a CDS encoding lipopolysaccharide biosynthesis protein, translated as MTKDSKLKNQVLSSLKWVAMGKIVTQILRWAMTFWVIRLLSPDDYGLVAMSDVLFGFLNLLLGSLFASSIIQEKNLTKQSLKQLFGAIILSHIGFFALQYSLADLAGSYYQSDIVSQILKVNAWCFIILALEVIPAALLAKNMEFKRVSIIAAISNIVAAVSTLVMAYLGYGFWSLVIGEIIFISLRAVLTFAAKPINFLPSFKINDITAMLKFGGMLSIQSVLFYVFMHMDVAIAGRIMTPTEVGLYAIGLQVALMPQKKIMPLLRQVAFPAFSQIQDQPKLIANYVLKAQRLCISLTLPIFWGLASVTDLVIPLLLGEKWLGAVIPTTIMLMIMPLRFSEELFNPALKSLKKVNHMLVNLCFMVVIMFISIVVAARYGATGLALAWLCGFPIAYLIVAWRNSQTLNTQFSQFVKLLLAPMLSGAAMFAVVYGAKTFVEADIAIALLLQITLGGITYLGLMMLLDRASIKEVLSMLKRSK; from the coding sequence ATGACCAAAGATTCTAAGCTAAAAAACCAAGTTCTATCTTCTTTAAAATGGGTAGCCATGGGGAAAATTGTTACCCAAATACTGCGCTGGGCCATGACCTTTTGGGTCATTCGCTTATTAAGTCCTGATGATTATGGCCTTGTTGCTATGTCAGACGTACTGTTTGGTTTTCTTAACTTATTGCTAGGCTCGTTATTTGCCTCATCAATTATTCAAGAGAAGAACCTAACCAAGCAAAGTTTAAAGCAGTTATTTGGCGCCATTATTCTTAGCCACATTGGCTTTTTTGCACTGCAATACTCGCTGGCTGATTTAGCCGGCAGTTATTACCAATCAGACATAGTTAGCCAAATTCTAAAGGTGAATGCTTGGTGCTTTATCATCCTCGCCTTGGAAGTGATTCCAGCCGCCTTACTGGCAAAAAATATGGAGTTTAAGCGAGTCTCTATTATTGCTGCTATCTCTAACATCGTAGCGGCCGTTTCAACCTTAGTGATGGCTTATCTAGGCTATGGATTTTGGTCCTTGGTCATTGGTGAAATCATTTTTATAAGCTTACGTGCGGTGCTTACCTTTGCAGCTAAGCCGATTAACTTCCTGCCCAGCTTTAAGATAAACGATATAACCGCGATGCTTAAGTTCGGCGGTATGTTGTCTATTCAATCGGTATTATTTTACGTATTCATGCATATGGACGTGGCAATTGCCGGTAGGATAATGACGCCCACCGAGGTGGGCCTATATGCCATTGGCTTGCAGGTAGCGTTAATGCCGCAGAAAAAGATTATGCCCTTACTTAGACAAGTGGCCTTCCCGGCATTTTCTCAAATACAAGATCAACCAAAGCTCATCGCCAACTATGTACTGAAGGCACAACGTTTATGCATCAGCTTAACCTTGCCCATTTTTTGGGGTTTAGCGTCGGTAACAGACCTGGTGATTCCTCTACTACTGGGCGAGAAATGGTTAGGCGCGGTAATTCCCACCACAATCATGTTAATGATTATGCCGCTTCGCTTTAGTGAAGAGTTGTTTAATCCCGCGCTGAAAAGCTTGAAGAAAGTGAACCACATGCTGGTGAACTTATGCTTTATGGTTGTAATCATGTTTATCAGCATTGTGGTAGCGGCTCGCTACGGTGCCACTGGCCTAGCCTTGGCGTGGTTGTGTGGTTTTCCGATTGCTTACTTAATCGTAGCTTGGCGAAACAGCCAAACCTTAAACACCCAATTCAGTCAGTTTGTTAAATTACTGCTGGCTCCAATGCTATCGGGTGCAGCAATGTTTGCGGTGGTTTATGGCGCTAAAACATTCGTTGAAGCAGACATCGCAATAGCTCTGCTGCTGCAAATCACCCTAGGCGGAATCACCTATCTAGGCTTGATGATGCTATTAGACAGAGCCTCAATTAAAGAAGTGCTTAGCATGCTAAAGCGCAGCAAGTAA
- a CDS encoding glycosyltransferase family 2 protein, with product MELLFWIAVGLIAYSYAVYPIVLLMVSGIKQAVRDTRYLWRRRERRSLEAKEWPTVSIIIAAYNEEQCLQQRIDNLLQLSYPKDKLTIHIGSDGSTDSSAEILQAVEASNFKAHIFEQNRGKINVLNDLVELAEDPILVMSDANTHFEVDAIENLVRHFDSDDIGAVCGELHLVDSESEDNKDGIYWRYEQMLKFHESRLGALLGANGAIYAIAKPLYQALPANTIVDDFMIVMNVSKAGKKVLYEPNAVAFEEVAPSLQDEEKRRIRIGTGNYQAFTHCLWALNPLQGARFFAYLSHKVLRWFTPHLMLIALACNLVLVAKPLYASLLAVQLAGYLVAAWGNSRSKRGKSVPGSIAFLTFFVSMNMALLKGFYSFLFKNVQGTWQRTSR from the coding sequence ATGGAATTGTTATTTTGGATAGCGGTGGGCTTAATTGCTTACAGTTATGCTGTTTATCCCATCGTATTGTTAATGGTTAGCGGTATTAAGCAGGCCGTCCGCGATACTCGCTACCTTTGGCGTCGTCGTGAGCGTCGCTCGCTAGAGGCAAAAGAGTGGCCAACAGTATCGATTATTATCGCCGCTTATAATGAAGAACAATGCTTGCAGCAGCGGATAGACAACTTACTGCAGCTTAGCTACCCCAAAGATAAACTTACTATTCATATTGGCTCCGACGGCAGTACCGATAGTTCGGCGGAGATTTTACAGGCAGTAGAAGCCAGTAATTTTAAAGCCCATATTTTTGAGCAAAATCGCGGCAAAATTAACGTACTTAACGACCTGGTTGAGTTGGCCGAAGACCCTATTTTGGTGATGTCTGATGCTAATACTCATTTCGAAGTGGATGCCATTGAAAATTTAGTAAGGCACTTTGATAGCGATGATATTGGCGCGGTATGTGGTGAGTTGCATTTGGTTGACTCAGAGTCTGAAGATAACAAAGACGGTATTTACTGGCGCTACGAGCAAATGCTCAAGTTTCATGAATCTCGCTTAGGTGCGCTGCTTGGTGCTAATGGTGCCATTTACGCGATTGCAAAGCCGTTGTACCAAGCGTTACCAGCCAATACTATTGTTGATGACTTCATGATTGTTATGAACGTATCGAAGGCTGGTAAAAAAGTGCTGTATGAACCAAACGCAGTCGCCTTTGAAGAAGTTGCACCCTCGCTGCAAGATGAAGAAAAACGCCGAATACGGATAGGCACCGGCAACTACCAAGCTTTTACTCACTGCTTATGGGCGCTAAACCCATTACAAGGTGCGCGTTTTTTTGCTTACTTAAGCCACAAAGTTTTACGCTGGTTTACCCCGCATTTAATGCTTATCGCTTTAGCTTGTAACTTAGTGCTGGTGGCCAAGCCTTTATACGCAAGTTTGTTAGCTGTTCAACTAGCTGGTTACTTGGTGGCGGCATGGGGTAATAGTCGTAGTAAGCGTGGTAAAAGCGTGCCCGGCAGTATCGCTTTTCTAACCTTTTTTGTTTCAATGAACATGGCTTTGTTAAAAGGCTTCTACTCTTTCTTGTTTAAAAATGTGCAAGGCACATGGCAAAGGACATCACGGTGA
- a CDS encoding serine O-acetyltransferase: MENIKADFRRKQEIFRLDGASVSMLRIVMADGSSANIIYRWMRWCANHNLGLLAYFFQWLNKFLNACVIGSGAEFGPGFVIMHPVGIVINSKVKGGSNITLESGVVIGDEKGKSPRLGSNLFVGAGAKIIGDLEVADQVKIGANAVLTKSAEEGATMLGIPAKAYRRKPAEVEQ; the protein is encoded by the coding sequence ATGGAAAATATCAAAGCTGATTTTCGTCGTAAGCAAGAAATCTTCAGATTAGATGGAGCGTCTGTAAGCATGCTGAGGATTGTGATGGCTGACGGTTCTAGTGCCAATATTATCTATCGCTGGATGCGCTGGTGTGCCAATCATAACTTAGGTTTGTTGGCCTATTTTTTCCAGTGGTTGAATAAGTTTCTAAATGCTTGTGTGATTGGCTCGGGTGCAGAGTTTGGCCCAGGTTTTGTGATTATGCACCCAGTAGGCATTGTGATTAATTCTAAGGTAAAGGGCGGCAGTAACATTACTTTAGAAAGTGGCGTTGTAATTGGTGACGAGAAAGGTAAATCACCACGCTTAGGCTCAAATTTGTTTGTGGGCGCGGGCGCTAAAATTATTGGTGATTTAGAAGTGGCCGATCAAGTGAAAATTGGCGCTAATGCGGTGTTAACAAAATCTGCAGAAGAGGGCGCAACCATGTTGGGTATACCGGCAAAAGCCTATCGTCGTAAGCCAGCTGAGGTGGAGCAGTAA
- a CDS encoding glycosyltransferase family 4 protein, translated as MNILFHHRTRGRGAEGVHIRGVVKGLRELGHKVSILSLPGADPEEELVTSKPQQQQAEKPAAKKSLFSRLAELTKHTPEFVFELFELAFNVLAWWRLRKAVKEQQIEFVYERYSLFMFASVWWAKRHNIPIVLEINDSCLVHRVRELFFQRFARSIEKWIFSNATGLVFISSRFQQVAQDAYPNIAPSVISPNAADLDQFIIDDAAALALRQKLEVEDKVVVGYVGAFVHWHGIDWFVDLIAERLKDYPNIVLLLVGDGVCYQSIKQRIADAGAEQQIIMPGRVAHDQVPTYLSAMDFGILPDSNDYGSPMKLFEFMAMGKGMVAPDFTPIAEVVADGETSWLFKANDRESCVEKVLSLSSQVEQQQQVGQQARAYIERERQWRHNAEQLLTLVK; from the coding sequence ATGAACATTTTGTTCCACCATCGAACACGTGGCCGAGGTGCCGAAGGTGTGCATATTCGTGGTGTGGTAAAAGGACTACGTGAACTTGGCCATAAAGTAAGCATTTTGTCCTTGCCTGGCGCGGATCCGGAAGAAGAGCTAGTTACATCGAAACCGCAACAGCAGCAAGCAGAGAAACCTGCCGCTAAGAAAAGCTTGTTTTCTCGCCTAGCTGAGTTAACTAAACATACGCCAGAGTTTGTGTTTGAGCTATTTGAGCTGGCCTTTAATGTGCTGGCTTGGTGGCGTTTACGTAAAGCGGTTAAAGAGCAACAAATAGAGTTTGTTTACGAGCGCTATTCATTGTTTATGTTTGCCAGTGTGTGGTGGGCGAAACGTCATAATATCCCAATTGTGTTGGAGATTAACGATTCATGTTTAGTACATCGAGTTCGCGAGTTATTTTTCCAGCGCTTTGCTCGTTCAATCGAAAAGTGGATATTTAGTAATGCCACTGGCTTAGTATTTATATCTAGCCGTTTTCAGCAAGTGGCCCAAGATGCTTACCCAAATATTGCCCCTTCTGTTATCTCGCCAAACGCTGCCGATTTAGACCAGTTTATTATTGATGATGCTGCTGCTTTAGCGCTACGCCAAAAGCTAGAGGTAGAAGACAAAGTTGTTGTTGGCTACGTTGGGGCTTTTGTACATTGGCATGGTATCGACTGGTTTGTTGATCTAATAGCAGAGCGTTTAAAAGATTACCCTAATATCGTTTTGTTATTGGTGGGTGATGGTGTGTGTTACCAAAGCATTAAGCAACGTATTGCTGATGCTGGCGCAGAGCAGCAAATTATTATGCCTGGCAGAGTTGCTCACGACCAAGTACCGACTTATTTATCGGCCATGGACTTTGGCATTTTGCCAGACTCAAATGACTACGGCTCACCAATGAAGTTGTTTGAATTTATGGCAATGGGCAAAGGTATGGTAGCCCCTGATTTTACCCCGATTGCCGAAGTGGTCGCCGACGGTGAAACCAGTTGGTTATTTAAAGCAAACGATCGTGAATCTTGTGTAGAAAAGGTACTTAGCCTCTCTTCTCAAGTGGAGCAACAGCAGCAGGTTGGTCAGCAGGCTAGAGCTTATATCGAGCGTGAAAGGCAGTGGCGTCATAATGCCGAGCAACTGTTAACTTTGGTGAAATAA
- a CDS encoding polysaccharide deacetylase family protein, whose translation MLSRAKIRQFFFGKRSVSQKRWQQRLPGIYVFNYHRIGDARFSEFDPNVFSCTAEQFEQHLLFYKKEFEVLDEASLIALLDSGEAIDKPYALITFDDGYIDSYQHAFPLLVKHKLSAVFFVVTEYTNGGIFAWWDEVAWLVKHCQSSSLKLNHWSSAVDLSGKNQTQNIRKLLYAFKEDHSFSMEEKLEMLKAECKAPPMPSSHSVFANWPQLKEMVDGGMTIGSHTRSHPILAHLSLEQQREELTQSRDFIASKLNTSVSMLAYPVGRTDSFTEQTQALAKECGYRLAFSFMNGINAQLDGHSAYQLKRISVDGNKSVDSLKVQVMELNSKHRA comes from the coding sequence ATGCTGAGTAGAGCCAAAATTCGGCAATTTTTTTTCGGTAAGCGTAGCGTTTCTCAAAAGCGCTGGCAGCAGCGCTTACCCGGCATTTATGTATTTAATTATCATCGCATTGGTGACGCCCGCTTTAGCGAGTTTGATCCCAATGTGTTTAGTTGTACTGCTGAGCAATTTGAGCAGCACTTATTGTTTTATAAGAAAGAGTTTGAAGTATTAGATGAGGCCAGTTTAATTGCCTTGTTAGATTCAGGTGAAGCAATTGACAAACCCTATGCTCTAATCACCTTTGACGATGGTTACATTGATAGTTATCAGCATGCTTTCCCACTGCTTGTAAAACATAAGCTTAGTGCAGTGTTTTTTGTGGTAACCGAATATACCAATGGCGGTATTTTTGCTTGGTGGGATGAGGTGGCATGGCTGGTTAAGCATTGCCAGTCTAGTTCCTTAAAGCTAAATCACTGGTCTAGTGCCGTGGATTTAAGCGGAAAGAATCAAACGCAAAATATTCGCAAACTGCTTTATGCTTTTAAAGAAGACCATAGCTTTTCGATGGAAGAAAAGTTGGAGATGTTAAAAGCTGAATGTAAAGCGCCTCCAATGCCTAGCTCTCATAGCGTGTTTGCAAATTGGCCTCAGTTGAAAGAGATGGTTGACGGAGGCATGACCATTGGTTCGCATACTCGTAGTCATCCTATTTTAGCTCACCTATCTTTAGAGCAGCAGCGTGAAGAGTTAACTCAGTCACGCGATTTTATTGCGAGCAAACTAAATACATCGGTATCGATGCTGGCCTACCCAGTAGGGCGCACAGACAGCTTTACAGAGCAGACCCAAGCGCTTGCTAAGGAATGTGGTTATCGTTTGGCTTTCTCCTTTATGAATGGCATTAACGCCCAATTGGATGGACATAGCGCCTATCAGTTGAAGCGGATTTCGGTTGATGGCAATAAGTCGGTTGATTCACTTAAAGTGCAAGTTATGGAGCTAAATTCGAAGCATCGCGCTTAA
- a CDS encoding polysaccharide deacetylase family protein produces MLNKIKYLIRSKVLPDSWFLIKRSPREAALYLTFDDGPYPEFTTALLALLAKHQAKATFFVLGARAEKFPELTRQIAEQGHSLANHSYNHPRFDHISAAERKLQIEQTNSAIQSLTQKPCRLFRSPQGRWSSSLLAYLVRRGMTAVHWSRDSLDYKKEPSVTLIKRFNEQPVSAGDIILFHDDNNLCIDALAELIPQWQAQGFELKALES; encoded by the coding sequence ATGTTGAATAAGATCAAATATCTTATACGTAGTAAAGTTCTGCCTGATAGTTGGTTTCTAATCAAAAGAAGCCCTCGAGAGGCTGCGCTTTATTTAACCTTTGATGATGGACCTTATCCAGAGTTCACTACTGCTTTATTGGCTTTACTGGCCAAGCATCAAGCTAAAGCCACGTTCTTTGTATTAGGCGCGCGAGCTGAGAAATTTCCAGAGTTAACCCGTCAAATTGCCGAGCAAGGTCATAGCCTAGCCAATCATTCTTATAATCACCCGCGTTTTGATCATATCAGTGCTGCTGAGCGCAAGTTGCAAATCGAGCAAACCAACAGCGCAATTCAAAGCCTTACTCAAAAGCCATGTCGTTTATTTCGCTCCCCGCAAGGGCGTTGGAGTAGTTCGTTACTGGCTTATTTAGTTCGTCGTGGGATGACCGCAGTGCATTGGAGCCGAGACTCCTTAGATTACAAAAAAGAGCCTAGCGTCACACTGATTAAGCGCTTTAACGAGCAGCCGGTAAGTGCTGGCGACATTATTCTATTTCATGATGACAACAACCTTTGCATTGACGCTTTAGCGGAATTAATTCCTCAGTGGCAAGCGCAAGGTTTTGAACTTAAAGCATTGGAGAGCTGA